A single region of the Brachypodium distachyon strain Bd21 chromosome 3, Brachypodium_distachyon_v3.0, whole genome shotgun sequence genome encodes:
- the LOC100835018 gene encoding kinesin-like protein KIN-7C isoform X1, translating into MGAIGGEELVQWDKVNGPEGVNGGGSGAGKLDRIQVLVRLRPLNDKEIARGEPAEWECINDTTIMFRSTFPDRPTAPTAYTFDRVFHSECSTKEVYEQGVKEVALSVVSGINSSIFAYGQTSSGKTYTMTGVTENTVADIYDYINKHEERAFVLKFSATEIYNEVVRDLLSAENTPLRLWDDAEKGTYVENLTEVILRDWNHLKGLISVCEAQRRTGETFLNEKSSRSHQILRLIVESSSREFLGKDKSTTLVASVNFVDLAGSERASQAMSAGTRLKEGCHINKSLLSLGTVIRKLSMGSNAHIPYRDSKLTRILQPSLGGNARTAIICTLSPATSHIEQSRNTLFFGNCAKDVATNAQVNVVMSDKTLVKHLQKEVARLESELRHPVSNSSLETIVKEKDNQIRKMEKEIKELKSQRDSAESRLQDLLQVVGDRDPKHQVPGKRSVRSPPSVGMLPSTSRDDSSQISHDDSDHYKEVRCIETNETGLNELLCAGESVSLHDSNRNSSTHVNDSNASVNSRRLGETPITLEQHLENIRRPFITKDLGSSTRNSSGCRLIGRSRSCRSLTGSTLLDEMEMDDCTPVNRSLVNFPGRPEEYHRRGSALNYDAGSETLSRAGSEISTSKVACDAEFTGIGEFVAELKEMAQVHYQKQLGDQSANGKSIGLDPIMDVLQSPSRWPLEFEKKQQEIIELWHACSISLVHRTYFFLLFKGESADSIYMEVELRRLLFLRDTYSRGSTPSNVVVGSLSSSPVARTTDLCSAKKLLREREMLARQMQKRFSLEERNRIYTKWGVSLDSKKRKLQVARRLWTETKDLEHVRESASLVAKLIGLQEPGQVLREMFGLSFAPQQPPSRRSSNGWRYGIPSFG; encoded by the exons ATGGGGGCGATTGGAGGTGAGGAGTTGGTGCAGTGGGACAAGGTCAATGGACCTGAGGGGGTGAACGGCGGTGGAAGTGGTGCAGGCAAGCTGGATAGGATACAAGTGTTAGTGAGGCTGAGACCGCTGAACGACAAGGAGATTGCAAGGGGTGAGCCTGCGGAGTGGGAGTGCATCAATGACACTACCATCATGTTCCGGAGTACCTTCCCAGACAGACCGACGGCCCCAACTGCATATACATTTG ATAGGGTATTTCATTCTGAATGCAGTACCAAAGAAGTCTATGAGCAAGGGGTTAAGGAAGTTGCCCTCTCTGTAGTTAGCGGCATTAACT CAAGTATTTTTGCCTATGGACAAACAAGTAGTGGAAAGACATACACTATGACTGGAGTGACAGAAAACACAGTGGCTGATATATATGATTATATTAACAAG CATGAAGAGAGAGCATTTGTGTTGAAATTCTCGGCAACTGAAATTTATAATGAAGTTGTCAGAGATCTTCTGAGTGCAGAAAATACTCCTCTTAGACTTTGGGATGATGCAGAG AAGGGCACCTATGTTGAGAATCTTACGGAGGTTATATTAAGGGACTGGAACCACCTGAAGGGACTTATTTCTGTGTGTGAAG CTCAAAGGAGGACAGGGGAGACCTTCTTAAATGAAAAAAGCTCCAGATCCCATCAAATACTTAGATTG ATCGTTGAAAGTTCTTCTCGTGAATTCTTAGGAAAGGATAAGTCAACTACCCTTGTGGCTAGTGTG AACTTTGTTGATCTAGCGGGAAGTGAGCGTGCATCTCAGGCGATGTCAGCTGGCACGAGGCTGAAAGAAGGTTGCCATATTAATAAAAGTTTACTTTCCCTCGGCACTGTCATTAGGAAGCTAAG CATGGGGAGTAATGCACACATACCGTATAGAGATTCCAAGCTCACACGCATATTACAGCCTTCTCTGGGAGGTAATGCAAGAACTGCAATTATCTGTACTCTGAGCCCTGCAACAAGTCACATCGAGCAATCAAGAAATACACTATTCTTTGGGAATTGTGCAAAGGACGTAGCTACTAATGCTCAGGTTAATGTGGTCATGTCTGATAAAACGCTAGTTAAGCATTTGCAAAAGGAAGTTGCTAGATTGGAGAGTGAGCTGCGGCACCCAGTTTCAAATTCCAGTCTGGAAACAATAGTGAAGGAAAAAGACAATCAAATTAGAAAG ATGGAGAAAGAAATTAAAGAACTGAAGTCACAACGTGATTCGGCTGAGTCTAGGTTGCAGGATTTGCTGCAAGTTGTTGGTGATCGTGATCCAAAGCACCAG GTCCCAGGAAAGCGTTCGGTCAGAAGTCCTCCGTCTGTTGGAATGCTCCCAAGCACTAGCAGAGATGACAGTTCTCAGATCTCTCATGATGATTCAGATCACTACAAGGAAGTGCGATGCATTGAGACCAACGAAACTGGATTAAATGAACTCTTGTGTGCTGGTGAAAGTGTTAGCCTGCACGATTCAAATAGGAATTCTAGCACGCATGTTAATGATTCAAATGCATCAGTGAATTCAAGGCGCCTTGGTGAAACTCCTATTACCTTGGAGCAACATTTGGAGAACATTAGAAGGCCTTTTATCACTAAAGATTTAGGATCTTCAACACGCAACTCATCAGGCTGTAGATTAATTGGTAGAAGCAGGAGCTGTCGATCCCTAACAGGGTCTACTTTACTGGAtgagatggagatggatgaTTGCACACCAGTAAACAGAAGTTTGGTCAACTTCCCAGGAAGACCTGAAGAGTATCATAGAAGAGGATCCGCATTAAACTATGATGCAGGGAGTGAAACTCTTTCAAGGGCAGGATCTGAAATTAGCACTTCGAAAGTTGCATGTGATGCGGAATTTACCGGTATAGGTGAATTTGTTGCTGAACTTAAAGAGATGGCTCAGGTTCATTATCAGAAACAATTAGGTGACCAG AGTGCAAATGGAAAGAGCATCGGACTAGACCCGATCATGGATGTTTTGCAATCACCTTCTCGATGGCCATTGGAATTCGAGAAGAAACAGCAAGAGATCATCGAGCTTTGGCATGCTTGCAGTATTTCCTTGGTACACAGaacttattttttcttgctaTTCAAAGGAGAATCAGCCGACTCCATTTACATGGAAGTGGAGCTTCGGCGGCTATTATTCCTTAGAGATACTTACTCTAGGGGGAGCACTCCAAGCAATGTTGTAGTAGGTAGCCTCAGTTCTTCCCCTGTTGCGAG AACAACTGATTTATGCAGCGCCAAGAAGCTACTTCGCGAGAGGGAGATGCTTGCCAGGCAGATGCAGAAGCGGTTCTCCTTGGAGGAAAGAAACCGCATATACACCAAATGGGGTGTTTCGCTGGACTCCAAGAAGAGGAAACTGCAGGTTGCTCGCCGCCTTTGGACTGAGACCAAAGATCTGGAGCATGTCAGGGAGAGCGCTTCCCTGGTCGCCAAGCTGATTGGGCTCCAGGAGCCGGGGCAAGTCCTCAGGGAGATGTTCGGGCTCAGCTTCGCGCCTCAACAGCCACCCTCCCGGCGATCCTCTAACGGTTGGAGATATGGGATCCCTTCGTTTGGTTGA
- the LOC100835329 gene encoding GATA transcription factor 5, producing the protein MTHQTLISSAPAFSSASHLLHASSPSPPTLFRRSSSAAASVMSSFAHHHGSLVEKEGKMAALRSSLRPCEAAEDMAAAVAVGPAAWGAGLLGDGFLVEDLLDLEDLCEVDKEGGGVFPEAAPAADEEKSGDDHSHGSSVVSYELLPLLPPEMDMDLPAHDAEELEWVSRIMDDSLAELPPQPQLPAAPSAAWQHRPRPREAAASSAPADPMRTPTICALSTEASVPVKAKRSKRSRATVWSLSGASLSDSASSSTTTASSSGSSSTSLSSFLLDSPAFAAGSSLKKKSKHGKQHKPKKRGRKPKHLASSPFLASVPVPGDRRCSHCGVQKTPQWRAGPEGAKTLCNACGVRYKSGRLLPEYRPACSPTFVGTIHSNSHRKVLEMRRKKDPVVGFEAAAPTAVASF; encoded by the exons ATGACCCACCAGACGCTCATCTCTTCCGCCCCTGCCTTTTCCTCTGCTTCCCACCTCCTCCACGCCTCCTCTCCATCCCCGCCTACCCTTttccgccgctcctcctctgcAGCCGCCTCCGTCATGTCGTCTTTCGCGCACCATCACGGCTCGCTG GTGGAGAAGGAGGGGAAGATGGCCGCGCTGAGGAGTAGCCTCAGGCCGTGCGAGGCAGCCGAGGATatggcggccgccgtggccgtcgggccggcggcgtggggagCGGGGCTGCTGGGGGACGGGTTCTTGGTTGAAGACCTCCTTGACCTCGAGGACCTCTGCGAGGTGGAcaaggaaggcggcggcgtgttCCCCGAGGCGGCGCCCGCAGCGGACGAAGAGAAGTCCGGCGACGACCACTCCCACGGGTCGTCCGTGGTCTCCTacgagctcctgccgctcctgcCGCCGGAGATGGACATGGACCTGCCG GCCCACGACGCGGAGGAGCTGGAGTGGGTGTCCCGAATCATGGACGACTCGCTCGCGGAGctcccgccgcagccgcagctcCCAGCGGCGCCGTCGGCAGCGTGGCAGCatcggccgcggccgcgggaAGCGGCGGCGTCATCCGCGCCCGCGGACCCTATGCGGACGCCGACCATATGCGCGCTCTCGACGGAAGCGTCGGTGCCGGTGAAGGCGAAGCGCAGCAAGCGCTCGCGCGCCACCGTGTGGTCGCTCTCGGGAGCCTCCTTATCCGACTCAGCGTCGTCGTCCACAACCACGGCGTCCTCCTCTGGCTCCTCGTCGACATCCCTCTCGTCCTTCCTACTGGACTCgcccgccttcgccgccggctccAGCCTCAAGAAGAAGTCCAAGCACGGGAAGCAGCACAAGCCCAAGAAGCGCGGGCGCAAGCCAAAGCACCTCGCCTCCTCGCCGTTCCTCGCCTCGGTGCCCGTCCCGGGCGACCGCCGCTGCAGCCACTGCGGCGTGCAGAAGACGCCCCAATGGCGGGCCGGGCCGGAGGGGGCCAAGACGCTGTGCAACGCCTGCGGCGTCCGGTACAAGTcgggccgcctcctcccggagtaCCGCCCGGCCTGCAGCCCCACCTTCGTCGGCACCATTCACTCCAACTCCCACCGCAAGGTGCTCGAGATGCGCCGCAAGAAGGACCCCGTCGTCGGGTTCGAGGCCGCCGCGCCAACGGCCGTCGCATCGTTCTAG
- the LOC100834712 gene encoding RING-H2 finger protein ATL79: MARGANHTASRSPPMNATAATITTTPSRSPPPTPADAWGPYASSRAFFSNVATILIILACVSLLAFSLHAAARFLVRRLARRRASASAHAQPHPPKPPSDDAAAAGCSVESGAASVELAGGWAEAECAICLSELEADADGEDQRVRVLPACGHGFHGACVDGWLAARASCPTCRAPSRLSRAGEP; the protein is encoded by the coding sequence ATGGCACGCGGGGCCAACCACACCGCGTCGCGGTCGCCCCCCATGAACGCCACGGCagccaccatcaccaccaccccGTCTCGGTCTCCGCCTCCCACCCCCGCCGACGCCTGGGGCCCCTACGCCAGCTCCCGGGCATTCTTCTCCAACGTGGCCAccatcctcatcatcctcgcctgcgtctccctcctcgccttctccctccacgccgccgcccgcttcctcgtccgccgcctcgcccgccgccgcgcttccGCTTCCGCTCACGCGCAGCCGCACCCGCCCAAGCCCCCGTCCgacgacgccgcggcggccggctgTTCCGTGGAGTCCGGGGCCGCCAGTGTTGAGTTGGCCGGCGGGTGGGCCGAGGCGGAGTGCGCCATCTGCCTGTCGGAGCTTGAGGCGGACGCGGACGGCGAGGATCAGCGCGTCCGCGTGCTCCCGGCGTGCGGCCACGGGTTCCATGGCGCCTGCGTCGACGGGTGGCtcgcggcgcgcgcgtcctGCCCCACCTGCCGCGCTCCGTCCCGCCTCTCGCGGGCAGGAGAGCCCTAG
- the LOC100835018 gene encoding kinesin-like protein KIN-7C isoform X2, whose product MGAIGGEELVQWDKVNGPEGVNGGGSGAGKLDRIQVLVRLRPLNDKEIARGEPAEWECINDTTIMFRSTFPDRPTAPTAYTFDRVFHSECSTKEVYEQGVKEVALSVVSGINSSIFAYGQTSSGKTYTMTGVTENTVADIYDYINKHEERAFVLKFSATEIYNEVVRDLLSAENTPLRLWDDAEKGTYVENLTEVILRDWNHLKGLISVCEAQRRTGETFLNEKSSRSHQILRLIVESSSREFLGKDKSTTLVASVNFVDLAGSERASQAMSAGTRLKEGCHINKSLLSLGTVIRKLSMGSNAHIPYRDSKLTRILQPSLGGNARTAIICTLSPATSHIEQSRNTLFFGNCAKDVATNAQVNVVMSDKTLVKHLQKEVARLESELRHPVSNSSLETIVKEKDNQIRKMEKEIKELKSQRDSAESRLQDLLQVVGDRDPKHQVPGKRSVRSPPSVGMLPSTSRDDSSQISHDDSDHYKEVRCIETNETGLNELLCAGESVSLHDSNRNSSTHVNDSNASVNSRRLGETPITLEQHLENIRRPFITKDLGSSTRNSSGCRLIGRSRSCRSLTGSTLLDEMEMDDCTPVNRSLVNFPGRPEEYHRRGSALNYDAGSETLSRAGSEISTSKVACDAEFTGIGEFVAELKEMAQVHYQKQLGDQSANGKSIGLDPIMDVLQSPSRWPLEFEKKQQEIIELWHACSISLVHRTYFFLLFKGESADSIYMEVELRRLLFLRDTYSRGSTPSNVVVGSLSSSPVASAKKLLREREMLARQMQKRFSLEERNRIYTKWGVSLDSKKRKLQVARRLWTETKDLEHVRESASLVAKLIGLQEPGQVLREMFGLSFAPQQPPSRRSSNGWRYGIPSFG is encoded by the exons ATGGGGGCGATTGGAGGTGAGGAGTTGGTGCAGTGGGACAAGGTCAATGGACCTGAGGGGGTGAACGGCGGTGGAAGTGGTGCAGGCAAGCTGGATAGGATACAAGTGTTAGTGAGGCTGAGACCGCTGAACGACAAGGAGATTGCAAGGGGTGAGCCTGCGGAGTGGGAGTGCATCAATGACACTACCATCATGTTCCGGAGTACCTTCCCAGACAGACCGACGGCCCCAACTGCATATACATTTG ATAGGGTATTTCATTCTGAATGCAGTACCAAAGAAGTCTATGAGCAAGGGGTTAAGGAAGTTGCCCTCTCTGTAGTTAGCGGCATTAACT CAAGTATTTTTGCCTATGGACAAACAAGTAGTGGAAAGACATACACTATGACTGGAGTGACAGAAAACACAGTGGCTGATATATATGATTATATTAACAAG CATGAAGAGAGAGCATTTGTGTTGAAATTCTCGGCAACTGAAATTTATAATGAAGTTGTCAGAGATCTTCTGAGTGCAGAAAATACTCCTCTTAGACTTTGGGATGATGCAGAG AAGGGCACCTATGTTGAGAATCTTACGGAGGTTATATTAAGGGACTGGAACCACCTGAAGGGACTTATTTCTGTGTGTGAAG CTCAAAGGAGGACAGGGGAGACCTTCTTAAATGAAAAAAGCTCCAGATCCCATCAAATACTTAGATTG ATCGTTGAAAGTTCTTCTCGTGAATTCTTAGGAAAGGATAAGTCAACTACCCTTGTGGCTAGTGTG AACTTTGTTGATCTAGCGGGAAGTGAGCGTGCATCTCAGGCGATGTCAGCTGGCACGAGGCTGAAAGAAGGTTGCCATATTAATAAAAGTTTACTTTCCCTCGGCACTGTCATTAGGAAGCTAAG CATGGGGAGTAATGCACACATACCGTATAGAGATTCCAAGCTCACACGCATATTACAGCCTTCTCTGGGAGGTAATGCAAGAACTGCAATTATCTGTACTCTGAGCCCTGCAACAAGTCACATCGAGCAATCAAGAAATACACTATTCTTTGGGAATTGTGCAAAGGACGTAGCTACTAATGCTCAGGTTAATGTGGTCATGTCTGATAAAACGCTAGTTAAGCATTTGCAAAAGGAAGTTGCTAGATTGGAGAGTGAGCTGCGGCACCCAGTTTCAAATTCCAGTCTGGAAACAATAGTGAAGGAAAAAGACAATCAAATTAGAAAG ATGGAGAAAGAAATTAAAGAACTGAAGTCACAACGTGATTCGGCTGAGTCTAGGTTGCAGGATTTGCTGCAAGTTGTTGGTGATCGTGATCCAAAGCACCAG GTCCCAGGAAAGCGTTCGGTCAGAAGTCCTCCGTCTGTTGGAATGCTCCCAAGCACTAGCAGAGATGACAGTTCTCAGATCTCTCATGATGATTCAGATCACTACAAGGAAGTGCGATGCATTGAGACCAACGAAACTGGATTAAATGAACTCTTGTGTGCTGGTGAAAGTGTTAGCCTGCACGATTCAAATAGGAATTCTAGCACGCATGTTAATGATTCAAATGCATCAGTGAATTCAAGGCGCCTTGGTGAAACTCCTATTACCTTGGAGCAACATTTGGAGAACATTAGAAGGCCTTTTATCACTAAAGATTTAGGATCTTCAACACGCAACTCATCAGGCTGTAGATTAATTGGTAGAAGCAGGAGCTGTCGATCCCTAACAGGGTCTACTTTACTGGAtgagatggagatggatgaTTGCACACCAGTAAACAGAAGTTTGGTCAACTTCCCAGGAAGACCTGAAGAGTATCATAGAAGAGGATCCGCATTAAACTATGATGCAGGGAGTGAAACTCTTTCAAGGGCAGGATCTGAAATTAGCACTTCGAAAGTTGCATGTGATGCGGAATTTACCGGTATAGGTGAATTTGTTGCTGAACTTAAAGAGATGGCTCAGGTTCATTATCAGAAACAATTAGGTGACCAG AGTGCAAATGGAAAGAGCATCGGACTAGACCCGATCATGGATGTTTTGCAATCACCTTCTCGATGGCCATTGGAATTCGAGAAGAAACAGCAAGAGATCATCGAGCTTTGGCATGCTTGCAGTATTTCCTTGGTACACAGaacttattttttcttgctaTTCAAAGGAGAATCAGCCGACTCCATTTACATGGAAGTGGAGCTTCGGCGGCTATTATTCCTTAGAGATACTTACTCTAGGGGGAGCACTCCAAGCAATGTTGTAGTAGGTAGCCTCAGTTCTTCCCCTGTTGCGAG CGCCAAGAAGCTACTTCGCGAGAGGGAGATGCTTGCCAGGCAGATGCAGAAGCGGTTCTCCTTGGAGGAAAGAAACCGCATATACACCAAATGGGGTGTTTCGCTGGACTCCAAGAAGAGGAAACTGCAGGTTGCTCGCCGCCTTTGGACTGAGACCAAAGATCTGGAGCATGTCAGGGAGAGCGCTTCCCTGGTCGCCAAGCTGATTGGGCTCCAGGAGCCGGGGCAAGTCCTCAGGGAGATGTTCGGGCTCAGCTTCGCGCCTCAACAGCCACCCTCCCGGCGATCCTCTAACGGTTGGAGATATGGGATCCCTTCGTTTGGTTGA
- the LOC100829110 gene encoding B-box zinc finger protein 20 — MKVQCDVCAADAASVFCCADEAALCDACDRRVHRANKLAGKHRRFSLLNASPSASSASSPPPLCDICQEKRGFLFCKEDRAILCRECDVPVHAVSDLTMRHTRFLLTGVRISSEPAASPAPPSDQEENNADYCCSGDNAATSHGCGSSTSSSISEYLTKTLPGWHVEDFLVDDATAAAAAAASSSSTGISAHGSYSYQGETRNSGMHEAGYASWMAQERPFCDSVDVGTLAMSNRERWVPQMYAEPAGSKRSRTSAAYPYW; from the exons atgaAGGTGCAGTGCGACGTGTGCGCGGCCGATGCGGCCTCGGTGTTCTGCTgcgccgacgaggccgcgCTGTGCGACGCCTGCGACCGCCGCGTGCACCGCGCCAACAAGCTCGCCGGGAAGCACCGCCGCTTCTCGCTCCTCAACGCGTCCCCGTCGGCCTCCTCtgcgtcgtcgccgccgccgctttgcGACATCTGCCAG GAGAAGAGGGGCTTCTTGTTCTGCAAGGAGGACAGGGCGATCCTGTGCCGGGAGTGCGACGTGCCGGTGCACGCGGTGAGCGACCTCACCATGCGCCACActcgcttcctcctcaccggcgtGCGGATCTCATCGGAGCCCGCCGCGTcccctgcgccgccgtcggaTCAGGAGGAGAACAACGCCGACTACTGCTGCAGCGGCGACAACGCGGCCACGAGCCACGGCTGTGGCAGCAGCACTAGCAGCAGCATCTCCGAGTACCTGACCAAGACTCTGCCCGGGTGGCACGTCGAGGACTTCCTGGTCGACGACgccaccgcggccgccgccgccgctgcttcgTCTTCTTCTACCGGCATCTCTGCACACGGATCCTACTCGTACCAG GGAGAAACACGGAACAGTGGGATGCACGAAGCCGGCTACGCTTCCTGGATGGCGCAAGAGCGGCCGTTCTGCGACAGCGTCGACGTCGGCACGCTGGCCATGAGCAATCGGGAGAGGTGGGTGCCGCAGATGTACGCGGAGCCGGCCGGAAGCAAGAGATCCCGGACGTCCGCTGCCTACCCGTACTGGTGA